In Pseudomonas fluorescens NCIMB 11764, a single window of DNA contains:
- the astA gene encoding arginine N-succinyltransferase, whose amino-acid sequence MIVRPVRSSDLPALIDLARSTGTGLTTLPANEERLAHRVGWAEKTFRGEAGRGDADYLFVLEDDNGRVVGISAIAGAVGLREPWYNFRVGLTVSASQELNIYREIPTLFLANDLTGNSELCSLFLHADYRTGLNGRMLAKARMLFIAEFPQLFGNKIIAEMRGVSDEAGRSPFWESLGRHFFKMEFSQADYLTGVGNKAFIAELMPKFPLYTCFLSPDARNVIGQVHPDTEPALSMLKSEGFSYQGYVDIFDAGPAVECETGKIRAVRDSQALVLAIGTPGDDATPFLIHNRKREDCRITAAPARFAAGTLVVDPLTAKRLQLNAGDQVRAVPLSAARESK is encoded by the coding sequence ATGATCGTTCGTCCCGTACGCAGCAGCGATTTACCCGCTCTGATCGACCTGGCCCGCAGCACCGGCACTGGCCTGACCACCTTGCCGGCCAACGAAGAGCGTCTGGCCCATCGGGTCGGCTGGGCCGAGAAGACCTTCCGCGGCGAAGCCGGGCGCGGCGATGCGGACTACCTGTTCGTGCTCGAAGATGACAACGGTCGTGTGGTGGGGATTTCCGCGATTGCCGGCGCCGTCGGTCTGCGTGAGCCCTGGTACAACTTCCGGGTGGGCCTGACGGTCAGCGCGTCCCAAGAGCTGAACATCTATCGCGAGATCCCGACGCTGTTCCTGGCCAACGACCTGACCGGCAACTCCGAACTGTGCTCGTTGTTCCTGCACGCCGACTACCGCACGGGCCTCAACGGTCGCATGTTGGCCAAGGCGCGGATGCTCTTCATCGCCGAGTTCCCGCAGCTGTTCGGCAACAAGATCATCGCCGAGATGCGCGGCGTGTCCGACGAAGCCGGGCGTTCGCCGTTCTGGGAAAGCCTGGGCCGCCACTTCTTCAAGATGGAATTCAGCCAGGCCGATTACCTGACCGGCGTGGGCAACAAGGCGTTCATCGCCGAACTGATGCCGAAGTTCCCGCTGTACACCTGCTTCCTGTCGCCGGATGCGCGCAACGTGATCGGTCAGGTTCACCCCGACACCGAGCCGGCGCTGTCGATGCTCAAGAGCGAAGGTTTCAGCTACCAGGGCTACGTCGACATCTTCGACGCCGGCCCGGCGGTGGAATGCGAAACCGGCAAGATCCGCGCGGTGCGCGACAGTCAGGCGCTGGTGTTGGCCATTGGCACACCGGGTGACGACGCCACGCCGTTCCTGATTCACAACCGCAAGCGCGAGGACTGCCGGATCACTGCCGCGCCAGCACGCTTCGCCGCCGGCACGCTGGTCGTCGATCCGCTGACCGCCAAACGTCTTCAACTCAACGCCGGCGATCAGGTTCGCGCCGTTCCGTTGTCTGCTGCTCGGGAGTCGAAATAA
- the aruF gene encoding arginine/ornithine succinyltransferase subunit alpha: MLVMRPAQMADLGEVQRLAADSPIGVTSLPDDVERLSDKIAASEASFSAEVSFNGEESYFFVLEDSVTGKLVGCSAIVASAGYSEPFYSFRNETFVHASRELKIHNKIHVLSQCHDLTGNSLLTSFYVQRELVGSPWAELNSRGRLLFVASHPERFADSVVTEIVGYSDENGDSPFWDAIGRNFFDLNYAEAERLCGLKSRTFLAELMPHYPIYVPLLPDSAQEAMGQVHPRAQITFDILMREGFETDHYIDIFDGGPTLHARVSGIRSIAQSRVVPVKIGEPVKGAGRQYLVANAQLQDYRAVLLELDYAPGKPVTLDLEAAEALGVGEGASVRLVAV; this comes from the coding sequence ATGCTGGTGATGCGCCCCGCGCAAATGGCTGATCTGGGCGAGGTACAGCGTCTGGCTGCGGACAGCCCGATTGGTGTCACTTCCTTGCCGGATGACGTTGAACGCCTGAGCGACAAGATCGCCGCGAGCGAAGCTTCGTTCTCCGCCGAAGTCAGCTTCAACGGTGAAGAGAGCTATTTCTTCGTCCTCGAAGACTCCGTCACCGGCAAGCTGGTGGGCTGTTCGGCCATCGTGGCGTCGGCCGGTTATTCGGAGCCGTTCTACAGTTTCCGCAATGAAACCTTCGTACACGCTTCCCGCGAGCTGAAGATTCATAACAAGATCCACGTGCTCTCCCAGTGCCACGACCTGACCGGCAACAGTTTGCTGACCAGTTTCTACGTGCAGCGCGAGTTGGTGGGTTCGCCGTGGGCCGAGCTCAACTCCCGTGGTCGCTTGCTGTTCGTGGCCAGCCATCCGGAGCGCTTTGCCGATTCCGTGGTGACCGAGATCGTCGGTTACAGCGACGAAAACGGCGACTCACCGTTCTGGGATGCCATCGGCCGTAACTTCTTCGACCTCAACTACGCTGAAGCCGAGCGTCTGTGCGGTCTGAAGAGCCGGACCTTCCTCGCCGAGCTGATGCCGCATTACCCGATCTACGTGCCGTTGCTGCCGGACTCCGCGCAAGAAGCGATGGGCCAGGTGCATCCCCGGGCGCAGATCACTTTCGACATCCTGATGCGCGAAGGCTTCGAGACCGATCACTACATCGACATTTTCGACGGCGGCCCGACCCTGCATGCACGTGTCTCGGGGATCCGTTCGATCGCCCAGAGCCGTGTGGTCCCGGTGAAAATCGGTGAGCCGGTCAAAGGCGCCGGTCGTCAATATCTGGTGGCCAATGCGCAGTTGCAGGATTACCGCGCCGTGTTGCTCGAGCTCGATTACGCGCCGGGCAAGCCGGTGACCCTGGACCTGGAAGCAGCCGAAGCCCTGGGCGTCGGTGAAGGTGCCAGCGTGCGCCTTGTAGCGGTTTGA
- a CDS encoding aspartate aminotransferase family protein, with translation MSVEHAAVERADFDQVMVPNYAPAAFIPVRGAGSRVWDQSGRELIDFAGGIAVNVLGHAHPALVSALTEQANKLWHVSNVFTNEPALRLAHKLINATFAERAFFCNSGAEANEAAFKLARRVGFDRFGSEKYEIIAALNSFHGRTLFTVNVGGQSKYSDGFGPKITGITHVPYNDLAALKAAISDKTCAVVLEPIQGESGVIPAELEYLQGARDLCTAHNALLIFDEVQTGMGRTGKLFAYQQYGVIPDILTSAKSLGGGFPIAAMLTTEDLAKHLVVGTHGTTYGGNPLACAVAEAVIDVINTPEVLAGVNAKHNKFKARLEQIGEKYGLFTKVRGMGLLIGCVLSDAWKGKAKDIFNAAEREGLMVLQAGPDVVRFAPSLVVEDADIDEGLDRFERAAAKLTQA, from the coding sequence GCCGCCTTCATTCCTGTGCGTGGCGCCGGTTCCCGCGTGTGGGACCAGTCTGGCCGCGAGCTGATCGACTTCGCTGGCGGGATCGCCGTTAACGTATTGGGCCATGCGCACCCGGCGCTGGTCAGTGCCTTGACCGAACAGGCGAACAAGCTGTGGCACGTGTCCAACGTGTTCACCAATGAGCCGGCCCTGCGCCTGGCGCATAAGCTGATCAACGCGACCTTTGCCGAGCGTGCGTTCTTCTGCAACTCCGGCGCCGAAGCCAACGAGGCCGCGTTCAAGCTGGCCCGTCGTGTCGGTTTCGACCGGTTCGGCAGCGAGAAGTACGAAATCATCGCCGCGCTCAACAGCTTCCACGGCCGCACCCTGTTCACCGTGAACGTCGGTGGTCAGTCGAAGTACTCCGACGGTTTCGGTCCGAAAATCACCGGCATCACCCACGTGCCGTACAACGATCTGGCCGCGCTGAAAGCCGCCATTTCCGACAAGACCTGCGCCGTGGTCCTGGAGCCGATCCAGGGCGAGAGCGGTGTCATCCCGGCCGAACTCGAATACCTGCAAGGCGCCCGTGACCTCTGCACTGCGCACAACGCGCTGCTGATCTTCGACGAAGTGCAGACCGGCATGGGCCGTACCGGCAAGTTGTTCGCCTACCAGCAATACGGCGTGATCCCGGACATCCTGACCAGCGCCAAGAGCCTGGGCGGCGGTTTCCCGATCGCAGCCATGCTGACCACCGAAGACCTGGCCAAACATCTGGTCGTCGGCACCCACGGCACCACCTACGGCGGCAACCCGCTGGCGTGCGCAGTGGCCGAAGCGGTGATTGACGTGATCAACACCCCTGAAGTGCTGGCCGGCGTCAACGCCAAGCACAACAAGTTCAAGGCGCGCCTGGAACAGATCGGCGAGAAATACGGCCTGTTCACCAAGGTCCGCGGCATGGGCCTGTTGATCGGTTGCGTGCTGAGCGATGCCTGGAAAGGCAAGGCCAAGGACATCTTCAACGCTGCCGAGCGCGAAGGCCTGATGGTCCTGCAAGCCGGCCCGGACGTGGTGCGTTTCGCGCCAAGCCTGGTGGTAGAAGATGCTGACATCGATGAAGGCCTGGACCGTTTCGAGCGCGCTGCGGCGAAACTGACGCAAGCCTGA